The Microbulbifer sp. TB1203 nucleotide sequence AGCTTGACGATGGGGGCGTCGTCTTCCTGCTCCAGCAGGTCTTCGGTCTCCGGCAGGGAGTCGGCCACCGCGGCCAGGTCAAGGTCGTCGCCCAGTGTCTCCACATCGGAGAGATTGCCGCCCTCGCGGTTTTCGTACAGCCGCTGCAGGGCGGCCTGGAAAGCCTCCTCTCCCACCGCCTCGATATCCACCGGGCGGCCACAGAGGCGCTGCACCTCCGCCAGTACCGACGGGTTCAGTGGCGCGACATACTGGCAGCGAGCGCCGCCGTCCACGTCGAGCAGCAGCGCACGGTGGCGCTTGGCGAAGGCATAGGGCAACCGCTTCACTGCCCGGGTTGTCACTTCCGCGCTGGCCGTCATTTTTCCGCCTCTATCACCTCTGCATCGAGAACTTCCACCGGCGCCTCGCCGTCCGGTTTCACTCCCATGCCGTCGTAGCCGCCGGTAGGTGGCAGCAGGTCCGGCAGCACGTCGCCGCGATGCCAGTCCCAGATCAGGCTGGTCCTGTCCTTCAGGTGAATCTGCTTTTCCTGCAGGTCCAGGTAGCGTTTGCGGGTCTCCTCGTAGCCGGCGATCTGGGTGCTGAGGATCTTCGGGCGTATGAACACCATCAGGTTGGTCTTGCTGACTTTTTTGTCAGTATTGCGAAACAGGCGGCCGATACCCGGGATATCCCCCAACAGCGGCACCTTGGATACCGACTCGGTGACTTGGTCCTCGATCAGGCCGCCGAGCACCAGTATGGCGCCGTCGTCGACCAAAACCTTGGTGCGGATCTCCCGCTTGCTGGTCACGATATCCACCGCGCCCTCGCTGGTGGGCAGCACGTTCTCCACCTTCTGCTCGATTTCCAGGGTCACGGAATTGTTGTTGTTTACCCGCGGGATCACCTTGAGCTCGGTACCGATATCCTCGCGCTGAATGGTGGTAAACGGGTCGTTATTGCTGCCGGACAGCAGCTGCTCACCGGTAACGAAGGGCACATTCTGGCCCACCAGTATCTCCGCCTCCTCATTGTCCAGAGCCATGATGGTTGGCGTGGAGAGGATATTGGCGTTGTTCTCCGAGGCGATGGCATTGATCGCGACGCGGATATCGGTGCCGCTCAAATAGCCCAGGTGCAGGGCGCCGGGGCCGGTCAGGCTGGCCAGCGGCAGGGAGAAGGGGTTGAAGGTTTCGACCACTTCACCATCCTCATTGATGGCCTGAGTGGCGGGGCTATTGTTCCAGCCCGCCACCGCATTTTCGTTGGCCCCGGTGATCCAACTGATACCCAGCTCGTTGCCGGTGCCCTCGGTCACTTCGACGATAATCGCCTCGATCAACACCTGTGCGCGACGCACGTCCAGCTTGGCGATCACCCCTTTCATGGTTTCCAGCAGTGACGGCGGCGCGGTGAGTATCAGGGCGTTGAGGGCCTCGTTGACCTGGATGCTCACTTCCACATCGGCGATCTGCTGGTCCTTCTCGGTCTTCTGGATGCTGCCGCTCATGCCCTCGAGGATCGGCTTGAGATCCACGGCGCTCGCGTACTGCACATAGACCACTGCGGTGTTGCCCTCACCATCCAGCGGCTGGTCGAGGCGGGCGATCACATTCTTCAGTTGCTGGCGGGTTACCGGATCGCCGGTGAGCAGCACGCTGTTGGAGCGCTCGTCCACGGCGATGCGCAGGGGCTGCACCTCACTACCTGGGCTGCTCTTGCCACCCGCCTGCAGCAACTCACCCAATACCTGTTTTACTTCCTTGGCGGAGGCGAACTGCAGTGGCACCAGTTCAATCTCGATGGCGCCGGCGCGATCCAGCTGTTTGACCAGATGCACTATCTGATCGATGTTTGCGGCGCGGTCAGCGATGATCAGGGTGTTGGTGTCGGCGTAGGCGGCCAAGTGGCCGGTCTGCGGAATCAGCGGGCGCAGCATAGCAATCAGTTGGGCCGCAGAGATGTTCTCCACCCGCACGGTACGTACCACCAGGGACTCTGGCGGTGCGCGGGTCTCGTCGCTCACGACCGGAATCGCCTGCTGCTTGGCCAGGGCATCCGGCACCACTTTCCAGGCCCCCCCCTGCTCCACCAGGCTGAAGCCATTGACCTGGAGCACGGACATAAAGACTTCAAAGGCCTCTTGATGGGACATGGGGTCGCCGGCAACGACGGTGACCTTACCCTTCACATTGGGGTGCACAATGATGTTCTTGCCGGTGAAATCCGCCGCCCAGTTGATCAGGTCGCGGATATCGGCGTTGTCCAGCGACAGGGTCACCCTTTCCGGACCTTGGGTCAGCGCCGCCCCTTCCGGGCCCCGCGCCAGAACGTCCCCTTCCGGGGGTTGAGCCAGTATTGAAGTCGATATCAACAAACCCAGGCTGACTGCGAACAGCCGTCGATAGAACATCCTCATCATTATTTATCTGGCTCTTTTATTTTGTATGTCTGAAAGAAATGGTCTTGGCAATCTGGCGATTAGTCTGTACGGGCAGCCCGCCGCTCGCGGGCCAACTCGCGCAGCTCCTCCAGGCGCTCGCGGATGGACTGCTGTTTCTCCGAGCGACTGGCGGCACTGCTCGCACTGGCTTCCACTGCCTGGCGAGCGTAGTTGGCAATCTCCCGCATGGGAACGCTGGGGCGGCCATCCTCATCCGGATAGGTCAGCTTTTCCATTTTGCCGTTGCGCTGTAGCACAATATGGTCCACTGCCACGGAGTAAAGTTCCGCCCCCCCGGGCAGACTGTCACCGATATAGACGCGCTGGGCCGGTTTGCCCTTCTCCGACACCAGGGCGCTGGCCTTGTCCTTGGCACTGTTGTCGAGCACTCCCGACAGCACCAGGTTGAGCTGGGTGATGGGGATATTGGCCAGATCCACTTCCGGCTGCTGGCTGGCAGCCTTCACCGGGGCACGGCCGAAGAAAGGGGTATTGGGCAGGGATTCCACCCGGCCAACGGCGGATGCCTGCACACTGCGCCTGGCCAACAGCGACTCCTCGCTATCGTCGGGAACCACCAGTGCACCGTAAGCCACCAGGTTGAGCAGCAGCCAGCCACCGACGACAGCGGTGGAAGCCAGGGTGCTGCGCGGCAAAGACTTGCGCCGCCCAACGACTGCACCAATAGAGACAAAGGCTCGTTTTACTGCGGACATGAACAACCCTGTGAGTCAACTTCAACGATTGAGCATATTTATCGATTATTGACGCCTATTCTCTTTCGTCACTTTGAGAAACGCAATGTTCACTCTTTGGCGCATCATACAGCATATAATTTAATCAGTGTATGCAATTTGATCACCCTCCGGCGAAACCGGCCAGCGATGGCCCTTCACGGTAGAGCGACTCA carries:
- the gspD gene encoding type II secretion system secretin GspD — its product is MMRMFYRRLFAVSLGLLISTSILAQPPEGDVLARGPEGAALTQGPERVTLSLDNADIRDLINWAADFTGKNIIVHPNVKGKVTVVAGDPMSHQEAFEVFMSVLQVNGFSLVEQGGAWKVVPDALAKQQAIPVVSDETRAPPESLVVRTVRVENISAAQLIAMLRPLIPQTGHLAAYADTNTLIIADRAANIDQIVHLVKQLDRAGAIEIELVPLQFASAKEVKQVLGELLQAGGKSSPGSEVQPLRIAVDERSNSVLLTGDPVTRQQLKNVIARLDQPLDGEGNTAVVYVQYASAVDLKPILEGMSGSIQKTEKDQQIADVEVSIQVNEALNALILTAPPSLLETMKGVIAKLDVRRAQVLIEAIIVEVTEGTGNELGISWITGANENAVAGWNNSPATQAINEDGEVVETFNPFSLPLASLTGPGALHLGYLSGTDIRVAINAIASENNANILSTPTIMALDNEEAEILVGQNVPFVTGEQLLSGSNNDPFTTIQREDIGTELKVIPRVNNNNSVTLEIEQKVENVLPTSEGAVDIVTSKREIRTKVLVDDGAILVLGGLIEDQVTESVSKVPLLGDIPGIGRLFRNTDKKVSKTNLMVFIRPKILSTQIAGYEETRKRYLDLQEKQIHLKDRTSLIWDWHRGDVLPDLLPPTGGYDGMGVKPDGEAPVEVLDAEVIEAEK
- a CDS encoding type II secretion system protein N, which translates into the protein MSAVKRAFVSIGAVVGRRKSLPRSTLASTAVVGGWLLLNLVAYGALVVPDDSEESLLARRSVQASAVGRVESLPNTPFFGRAPVKAASQQPEVDLANIPITQLNLVLSGVLDNSAKDKASALVSEKGKPAQRVYIGDSLPGGAELYSVAVDHIVLQRNGKMEKLTYPDEDGRPSVPMREIANYARQAVEASASSAASRSEKQQSIRERLEELRELARERRAARTD